The genomic window AGTCTAGTTCGTTATGCGCAATGTCCAAAAAAATGAATTAAGAAAAAAAATTTCGCTCTTAAAGCAACAAATCTAGCTCACAATAAAACTTTATAAATATGAACTTTTACGATTCCTTTCGAAATAAAATTTAATAAAATTATATCGAATCTTACAAATCAGAACTTGAAAAAATCTAAATTCAAATTTTATTCAAAAAACTGTTGGTCCGGGTATGGGGGCCTATTGTTGAATTGTCAAATAAAGATCATAATTTAATAATTATAAACGATAGAGGACAATTCTTTCTAGATTTAAAATCGAAATTGAAAAACTTGAATTTTCAAATTGAATTTCTATATTTATTCATATATTTCTATTTTCAAAATATGGAAAATTTAGATAAAGTTAATAGAAATCAAAGTATTACTTGGTGAAAAATTTTCCTGATTTATTGACTGATCCATTGAAATAATATTTTATCTATAGAAATGAAATAAATGATATTGAACTCAATACTCAATATAAAAAAATAATTAATAAATTGCAAACTGAAAGATCAAAATATTTATTTTCAAAATGAATATATCATGATTAAGCAGAATGTCTGATGAAACCTACAATTCAAAACGAGAAAAATTTGAAGAATTAGGTTTTAAATCTTTAATTTACATTTATTCTTTATACATTGGACACAGCGCATAACAGCGGGGAAACGCTTCGCTTCGGCACGAGGCCTCGCTTGGGCTGCGCCACATTCCTCTCCGTCACGCTTCTCGCTACGCAAGAAGACGCGCCGACGCTAACGCCTCTTTCAGAGGCTCAGCTACGAGGAACGTCGTCTCCCCTAGTTCGTTATGCGAACATTTCCGAGAGCCCAATTAAAAACGGGCGTCCATGCCCGTTAGAGAGATAATAAAGGATAAAAAGCTAACAAAAAAGCCTATTGACAGATATAACTCCTATGTTATATTACGTCTAGTGTATGAGATAAAGAGAACTGAGGAACTAATTCTCTGGATCAAGGAACTAGATAATGACGCAAAAAAGGATATTCTAGTTTCTATTGAAATTCTTAAGGAATTCGGTCCTAGGCTTGGACGTCCGCACGTAGATACTATTACTGGATCTAAGATTAAAAACCTTAAGGAACTTAGAGTTAACAGCAAAAATAGACCTTTTAGAATCTTTTTTGTTTTCGACCCTAAAAGAAATGCTATTTTACTCATTGGCGGAAACAAAGCGACTTCGAAAAAGTTTTATCCAGTGATGATTAAAAAATCAGAAGAATTATATTCTGAATACTTGGGTGATTTGTAAGATGCTTAAGAAAAACAAAAAAAGAAATTAAAAAACTTTAGATACTGACTTAGCTAAATTTGTTCCGCAAGATATAATTAACCAAGCAAAGGCTGAGGCTCAGAAAGAAATTTTCAAACTAAAACTCGCTGAGTTAAGACAAAACCAAGGTATCAAACAAACCGATGTTGATGGTTTTTCCCAGGTAAGCGTTTCTAGAATTGAGTCTAGATCTGACATTAAAATTTCTACTTAATCGATTATGTTCATGCTTGTGGCTTTGATGTTGAAATTAAAGCCGTTCCAAGAAGAAACAAGAAAAAAGAGGAATTTGTTCTCTTAAAAGCTTAGTATAAACGCCATCCGTGGCTTAATTTGATTGATTACCTCGGAAACGTCGCATAACAGCAACTAACCGCTTCGCATCAGTACGAGTCCTCGCTTGGGCTGCGCCACATAGGCTTCTGGCACTCCCCTTGCATTCGCAAGTGTCGTTCCAGTCCCTAACGTCCCGTTACCGGGACTCAGGGCCAGCCTACGTCGGTTAGTCTAGTTCGTTAATTGCAATTGGTTAAATCTCTTAAAAAAAAATCAGCGCGCAATTTTTCTTAAAGATTCAAAGAGATACAAATAACTTTTCTCTGAATTATATCTAGGTATGGTTTGAACGTTTTTTGCGAGATTCAGGTGATTAAAAGAGAAAAATATGAGTGAAGAGATTTACTTCGCTCATATTCATATTATTTTTTTTCACGGTTCCAATGCTTCATGAATGATTGGCGCGCTTTAAAGAAAAAGAAATATGAGCGAAAATTTGCGCGCTTGGGATAAGCCAACTTCGTATTTCTAACAAATTCAATAGATAACCAACTGCAATTAACATCGCCTTACCGCTCGCTCAGGTCCTTATCCACTTCGCCTCAGATTTCTGTGGAAATCTGCTTCTCGTGGGGCCTTCGCTCGGCCTAAAGGCACATTTCGTGTCACGCTAACGCCTCCTACTGAGGCTCAGCTACACGAAACGTCGGTAAGCCTCTATCGTTAGGCGAAATGCATCAATAATTGGAGTAATATGGATTTTAACGAAATAACAGATACAATTAAAGGAAAATTATATGAACGAATTGGTAACACTTTTCTTTTTTCCTATTCTATATTCTTTATCAGTACGAACTGGATATTCTTATTCCAAATCATAAATTCCTATCCAATCAAAACCATAATACAATCTAAACAAGAATATCCAATAGATTTTATTACTCCTATATGCTATGCAGCTTTATATTCATTATTAATGCCGTTAATCGTCCTTATAACAGAATCATATAACGAATTAGCAAGAACTGG from Leptospira wolbachii serovar Codice str. CDC includes these protein-coding regions:
- a CDS encoding type II toxin-antitoxin system RelE/ParE family toxin, whose product is MPVREIIKDKKLTKKPIDRYNSYVILRLVYEIKRTEELILWIKELDNDAKKDILVSIEILKEFGPRLGRPHVDTITGSKIKNLKELRVNSKNRPFRIFFVFDPKRNAILLIGGNKATSKKFYPVMIKKSEELYSEYLGDL